The following coding sequences are from one Humulus lupulus chromosome X, drHumLupu1.1, whole genome shotgun sequence window:
- the LOC133806836 gene encoding uncharacterized protein LOC133806836 — protein MGPEKSFCLFRAFTCHKLHASSSWYFDSGCSRHMTGNASILTNFTSLKCGVVTFGDGMTGNILEKGTLNVDGLPKVKKVLLVDGMKANLIYIGQIYDQRFVVNFSHDECNVVNQNGDIILKGSGCLDNCYPLMQKFTCHASSPSVNNTNLWHEKLGHINLKFWKSIVDKFLIRGILKLDKESAVEKDCNIGKIIRTRSDHGKEFKNSVDRENLGKFDAKSDLGVFLGYLNNSKAYRVYNMRTQYVMESADVVVDDLKDFSKYSCEEEIDRFLDAQHQTEKTNSTEGHCVATTSENVLTETESVATTSRQSEKETPIIISDSVQREPST, from the exons atgggtCCAGAAAAATCATTCTGTTTGTTTCGtgcttttacttgtcataaatTGCATGcttctagttcatggtactttgatagtggcTGCTCtaggcatatgacaggtaatgccagCATACTCACCAATTTCACATCCTTGAAATGTGGTGTAGTAACTTTTGGAGATGGGATGACGGGGAACATTCTAGAAAAAGGTACCCTAAACGTTGATGGGTTACCAAAAGTGAAAAAAGTTCTCCTTGTTGATGGGATGAAAGCTAACTTGATTTACATAGGCCAAATTTATGACCAAAGATTTGTAGTTAATTTTTCACACgatgagtgtaatgttgtaaATCAAAATGGTGACATTATTCTAAAAGGTTCTGGTTGTTTAGATAATTGTTATCCACTCatgcaaaaattcacatgtcatgcatcatcaCCTAGTGTTAATAACACAaatttgtggcatgaaaaacttggtcacataaatttaaaattttggaAAAGCATTGTCGATAAATTTCTCATACGTGGAATACTTAAACTGGATAAAGAATCTgctg TTGAAAAAGACTGTAACATTGGGAAAATTATAAGAActcgaagtgatcatggtaaggagtttaaAAATTCTgt AGATCGTGAAAATCTTGGCAAGTTTGATGCCAAAAGCGATCTAGGGGTTTTTCTTGGTTACTTGAATAATAGTAaggcttatcgtgtttataacatgagaacccaataTGTTATGGAATCTGCTGACGTGGTTGTTGATGATCTGAAGGATTTCTCTAAGTATTCTTGTGAGGAAGAAATTGATAGATTCCTTGATGCTCAACATCAAACAGAAAAGACAAATTCAACGGAAGGccattgtgtggctacaacatccGAAAATGTTCTGACAGAAACGGAATCTGTTGCAACAACTTCTAGACAATCAGAGAAGGAGACACCAATCATTATCTCTGACTCAGTTCAAAGAGAACCTTCGACCTGA